The Arachis hypogaea cultivar Tifrunner chromosome 14, arahy.Tifrunner.gnm2.J5K5, whole genome shotgun sequence genome has a segment encoding these proteins:
- the LOC112742979 gene encoding uncharacterized protein yields the protein MLEDLEKKVTLHKDTIYKGRKITTYIYARTALIALLHIHTKGKDLVRPGMTRFATSYLTLGCLNDNKGSLIRMFLSDQWTSSKFAKTKDGKIIASVVLDKVFWKEVVICLRAAYPLLHVLRMVDSEEKPAMGFIYEEMTSAKKKIRDAFQGVETSYIPIWDIIDARWGNQLHRPLHAAGYYLNPQIHYSSGFKIAYELKKQFYACMERMTGNPDLITKMDVQLEDFKTRKEFFGSKVTQNAIYTQTPAQWWDSYRDQHPELQQFAIRVLNLTCSSSGCERNWSAFEMVHTKRRNRLKAKTMNDVVFVMTNSRLAKKKQTRRSLDYDYSLDELDSDEEWIVADEDGEEEDLDALISDPDLNDGASGNRVVGASKDPLAIPYLDDDEFEELLQGPLPPAPDNDEDGNAEVCETREDFMTDEE from the exons ATGTTAGAAGACTTGGAAAAAAAAGTAACACTTCACAAGGACACAATTTATAAAGGTAGAAAGATTACTACTTACATATATGCTAGAACTGCTCTTATTGCACTACTACACATCCACACTAAGGGGAAAGATTTGGTGAGGCCGGGTATGACCCGTTTTGCAACTTCTTACCTTACTTTGGGATGTCTCAATGACAACAAAGGTTCCTTAATAAGAATGTTTCTTTCTGATCAATGGACTTCTAGTAAATTTGCAAAGACAAAAGATGGAAAGATAATTGCAAGTGTAGTGTTAGATAAGGTGTTTTGGAAGGAAGTCGTAATTTGCTTGAGGGCTGCCTACCCTCTTCTTCATGTGCTTCGTATGGTGGATTCAGAAGAAAAGCCGGCAATGGGATTTATTTATGAAGAAATGACaagtgcaaagaaaaaaatacgAGATGCATTTCAAGGAGTTGAGACAAG ttaTATACCTATTTGGGACATTATTGATGCAAGATGGGGCAACCAACTTCATAGGCCATTGCATGCTGCAGGCTATTATTTGAATCCTCAAATTCATTATAGCTCTGGTTTTAAAATTGCTTATGAGCTTAAGAAGCAGTTTTATGCTTGTATGGAAAGGATGACAGGAAATCCAGATTTAATCACTAAGATGGATGTTCAACTTGAAGATTTTAAGACTCGAAAAGAGTTTTTTGGTAGTAAAGTAACTCAAAATGCAATTTATACTCAAACTCCAGCTCAATGGTGGGATTCTTATAGAGATCAGCATCCAGAACTCCAACAATTTGCAATTCGTGTCTTGAATTTGACATGTAGTTCATCTGGATGTGAACGTAATTGGAGCGCTTTTGAGATG GTTCACACGAAAAGGAGAAACCGTTTGAAAGCTAAAACCATGAATGATGTTGTGTTTGTGATGACAAACTCAAGATTAGCAAAGAAAAAACAAACTAGAAGAAGTCTTGATTATGACTATAGTCTTGATGAGTTGGACTCTGATGAAGAGTGGATTGTTGCTGAcgaagatggagaagaagaagatttagaTGCTCTAATTTCAGATCCTGATTTAAATGATGGAGCAAGTGGTAATAGAGTTGTTGGTGCCTCTAAGGATCCTTTGGCAATTCCTTATCTCGATGATGATGAGTTTGAAGAACTTCTCCAAGGACCTCTTCCTCCTGCTCCTGATAATGATGAAGATGGTAATGCAGAAGTTTGTGAAACTCGTGAAGATTTTATGACTGATGAAGAATAG